Proteins from one Gasterosteus aculeatus chromosome 11, fGasAcu3.hap1.1, whole genome shotgun sequence genomic window:
- the cacna1aa gene encoding voltage-dependent P/Q-type calcium channel subunit alpha-1A isoform X9, translated as MARFENEVQSRYGGGPGPGGPGGRGGSRQGGPHGHGHGHGPPGGPGTQRMYKQSMAQRARTMALYNPIPVRQNCFTVNRSLFIFSEDNFVRKYAKKITEWPPFEWMILATIIANCIVLALEQHLPDGDKTPLSERLDDTEPYFIGIFCFESGIKILALGFAFHKNSYLRNGWNVMDFVVVLTGILSTVGSDFDLRTLRAVRVLRPLKLVSGIPSLQVVLKSIMKAMIPLLQIGLLLFFAILMFAIIGLEFYMGKFHTTCFDNHTGEIREEFPCGTEPPSRLCPEGTMCRQYWLGPNYGITQFDNILFAILTVFQCITMEGWTDLLYYSNDASGSAWNWMYFIPLIIIGSFFMLNLVLGVLSGEFAKERERVENRSEFMKLRRQQQIERELNGYLEWICKAEEVILADDDNENEYDGSRRRATKNHKSKAELLNPEEGEGDLAVGSPFARASLKSSKLEGSDFKRRERRLRFLIRHVVKSQPFYWTVLCLVGLNTLCVAVVHYDQPDPLSDFLYFAELIFLGIFLTEMMVKMYGLGKQAYLTSSFNCFDCIVICGSIFEVLWSIIQPGTSFGISVLRALRLLRIFKVTKYWASLRNLVVSLLNSMKSIISLLFLLFLFIVVFALLGMQLFGGQFNFETGTPSTNFDTFPAAIMTVFQILTGEDWNVVMYDGIKSQGGVNKGMAFSVFFIVLTLFGNYTLLNVFLAIAVDNLANAQELTKDEQEEEEAASQKIALQKAKEVAEVSPLSAANLSIAAKEQQKNNKGINKSVWEQRTKELRRQTIVSSREALYNELDPDERWKVNHSRNTRPDMKTHLDRPLVVDPLENRNNNTNKTTANNSDLCFSQHHPADELHRQTRLHEQSGGPVGGGGGGGSAAVRPPLDRGESTESRRSRKGEHHHHGSHVRLDATVIPGPGSEERPSRRHHHTRSGSRGGGQSEHRKPRSHRKGAEDGVDGEGRAGKTGRHRNKGVDGGGEGGEQEGAGDGSERRPRRNRHGNQADGEGKRMCQHRRKECSVPNLSTTRPIQKSLSRQDSQYSEDMDNLMNTKLVSGSTPPGDGHPNPVANRIVAPGFGSALHLANSSAHGSLVTLDSYGSIAHHRTNSVLRLPHPDYTALDMPIFPSTNAILQVNKNANTEPLPAKEDKDDDDDEKGGEGGRKPMPPFSSMFILSTTNPFRRACHYICTLRYFEMCILLVIAMSSIALAAEDPVWPESPRNNVLRYFDYVFTGVFTFEMLIKMVDLGLVLHQGSYFRDLWNILDFIVVSGALVAFAFTGSSKGKDISTIKSLRVLRVLRPLKTIKRLPKLKAVFDCVVNSLKNVLNILIVYLLFMFIFAVVAVQLFKGRFFYCTDESKELERDCRGEYLVFERDNEVKAQKREWKKYDFHYDNVAWALLTLFTVSTGEGWPQVLKHSVDATYENQGPSPGYRMEMSIFYVVYFVVFPFFFVNIFVALIIITFQEQGDKMMEDYSLEKNERACIDFAINARPLTRHMPQNKLSFQYRMWEFVVSPPFEYTIMAMIALNTIVLMMKYDGASETYEAVLANLNIVFTSLFSMECVLKIIAFGVLNYFKDAWNIFDCVTVLGSITDILVTELGNNFINLSFLRLFRAARLIKLLRQGETIRILLWTFVQSFKALPYVCLLIAMLFFIYAIIGMQLFGNIAIEEDGESAINQHNNFRTFVMALMLLFRSATGESWHEIMLSCLGSKGCDPLSGNNEPECGSQFAYLYFVSFIFFCSFLMLNLFVAVIMDNFEYLTRDSSILGPHHLDEYVRIWAEYDPAACGRIHYKDMYSLLRVIDPPLGLGKKCPHRVACKRLLRMDLPVADDNSVHFNSTLMALIRTALDIKIAKGAEGGIDKHQMDAELRKEMMAIWPNLSQKTLDLLVTPHKSATDLTVGKIYAAMMIMEYYRQSKIKRSQALRDEQNRTPLLFQRVEPPSPTQDGGPGLNNALPPPETTETVNSLPVEGGVPESQSWVTARAQEMSQKAGSWTPEGHPEDGLGRMSNSQTVEMREMGQDGYSDTEHFPPMEGHGRAASMPRLPGNNQQRRKGRQRGSNLSTINDSSSMKRSASSLGHSRCGRGQRDRGGADDYSMECVPEEGRTSRHGHRRKDRGHRASERSLCRYTEGDTGLGTDLSTTTQSGDLTSKDKDRDRDRGRSKDRKHHHHHHHHHGSVDKERYVAERGADYGHRNSRDREHERDHDREHDREHDRDHDRDHDRDHDRDHDRDHERDHERDHERDHDRERERDRRWSRSPSEGRECMTHRQGSSSVSGSPVPSTSGTSTPRRGRRQLPQTPATPRPHVTYSPVVRKAMPAPPGGAQGRPPAPAPRRFSPEPPQGQGPPPAGPPMAHHGASRQGHHPPARWGDSGGGGGSIEGDGCFYDQDYQDYEPHHEPPAYEQNPSQGGNPHPHSLANHPLPPPPQPQPHNPHPLPPPQPHPVNNPHPHPHPHPHPHPQPHPQPSRVSARTAGQAPPPTTALTGPGPGQMQPAAQRRLPNGYRSSSPSTHPHGPPHTGPHKVPPPAGHPRGPRKGLHEPYSETEDDDWC; from the exons CTCCATTTGAGTGGATGATTCTCGCCACCATCATTGCCAACTGCATCGTCTTGGCTCTGGAACAACATTTGCCTGATGGGGACAAGACGCCGCTGTCTGAGCGCCTG gaTGACACAGAGCCGTACTTCATCGGGATCTTCTGTTTTGAGTCAGGAATAAAGATTCTGGCACTAGGTTTCGCCTTCCACAAGAACTCCTACCTGAGGAATGGATGGAACGTCATGGACTTCGTGGTGGTGCTCACAGG GATCCTGTCCACCGTGGGATCAGATTTCGACTTGCGGACCCTCAGGGCTGTGCGAGTGTTGAGGCCCCTCAAACTGGTGTCCGGCATTCCCA gcTTACAGGTGGTGCTGAAATCCATCATGAAGGCCATGATTCCTCTGCTGCAAATCGGcctgcttcttttctttgccaTCCTCATGTTTGCCATCATCGGCCTGGAGTTCTACATGGGGAAATTCCACACCACCTGCTTTGACAATCACACAG GGGAGATCCGAGAAGAGTTCCCATGCGGGACCGAGCCCCCGTCGCGGCTGTGTCCGGAGGGCACGATGTGTAGACAGTACTGGCTGGGACCCAACTACGGCATCACACAGTTTGACAACATCCTGTTTGCCATCCTCACCGTCTTCCAGTGTATCACCATGGAGGGCTGGACTGACCTGCTCTACTAC AGCAACGACGCCTCAGGGAGTGCATGGAACTGGATGTACTTCATCCCTCTCATCATCATTGGCTCCTTCTTCATGCTCAACCTGGTGCTGGGTGTACTGTCagg GGAGTTTGCCAAAGAGAGGGAGCGTGTGGAGAACAGAAGTGAGTTCATGAAGCTCAGAAGACAGCAGCAGATCGAGAGGGAACTCAACGGTTATCTGGAGTGGATCTGCAAAGCTG AAGAGGTCATCTTGGCGGATGATGACAATGAAAACGAATACGATG GCTCCCGTAGAAGAGCCACAAAGAACCATAAGAGCAAAGCTGAGCTACTGAACccggaggaaggagagggagacctGGCAGTCG GGTCACCCTTTGCCCGCGCCAGCTTGAAAAGCTCCAAGCTGGAGGGATCAGATTTCAAGCGGCGGGAGCGGCGGCTACGCTTCCTTATCCGCCACGTGGTTAAGTCCCAGCCCTTCTACTGGACCGTGCTGTGCTTGGTGGGCCTGAACACTCTGTGTGTGGCTGTAGTGCACTACGACCAGCCAGATCCACTGTCAGATTTTCTAT ATTTTGCTGAATTAATCTTCCTGGGGATATTTTTGAcggagatgatggtgaagatGTACGGCCTGGGGAAACAGGCCtacctcacctcctccttcaaCTGCTTCGACTGCATT GTGATATGTGGTAGTATTTTTGAAGTGCTGTGGTCCATCATCCAGCCGGGCACGTCGTTCGGCATCAGTGTCCTACGAGCTCTCAGGTTATTGAGGATTTTCAAAGTCACAAA GTACTGGGCGTCTTTGCGTAACCTCGTCGTCTCTCTGCTCAACTCCATGAAGTCCATCATCAGCTTGCTgttcctgctcttcctcttcatagTTGTCTTTGCTCTCCTGGGCATGCAGCTCTTCGGAGGACA GTTTAATTTTGAAACTGGCACTCCTTCAACCAACTTCGATACTTTCCCCGCAGCAATAATGACAGTGTTCCAG atccTGACTGGCGAGGACTGGAACGTGGTGATGTACGATGGCATCAAGTCTCAGGGCGGAGTCAACAAGGGAATGGCCTTCAGTGTCTTCTTCATTGTCCTCACACTTTTTGGCAACT ACACTCTGCTGAATGTGTTCTTGGCCATCGCTGTGGATAATTTAGCCAACGCACAGGAACTGACCAAG GAtgaacaggaggaagaggaggctgccAGTCAGAAGATCGCCCTGCAGAAAGCCAAGGAGGTGGCCGAAGTCAGCCCGCTGTCTGCCGCCAACCTTTCCATTGCTGC CAAGGagcagcagaaaaacaacaagggGATCAACAAGTCAGTGTGGGAACAACGCACCAAGGAGCTGAGGAGGCAGACGATAGTGTCTAGCCGCGAGGCCCTCTATAACGAGCTGGACCCCGACGAGCGTTGGAAG GTGAACCACTCTCGTAACACGCGTCCAGACATGAAGACCCACCTCGATCGACCTCTGGTGGTTGACCCTCTTGAGAAccgcaacaacaacaccaacaagaCCACCGCAAACAATTCCGACCTGTGCTTCAGCCAGCACCATCCTGCCGATGAGCTCCACAGGCAAACCCGCCTACACGAACAGAGCGGCGGCCCAGTAGGAGGTGGTGGCGGGGGAGGCTCGGCCGCGGTCAGGCCTCCCTTGGATCGGGGCGAATCCACCGAGAGTAGGCGGAGCCGTAAAGGCGAGCACCACCACCACGGCTCCCACGTCCGATTGGATGCCACGGTGATTCCCGGGCCGGGCTCGGAGGAGAGACCTTCCAGGCGGCATCACCACACCCGCAGTGGCAGTCGAGGGGGCGGGCAGTCTGAACACCGGAAGCCCAGGTCACATCGCAAAGGGGCCGAGGACGGTGTGGATGGCGAGGGACGAGCCGGGAAAACGGGGAGGCACAGGAACAAAGGCGTTGACGgaggcggggaaggaggagagcaggagggggcTGGGGATGGCAGTGAGAGGAGGCCAAGAAGGAATCGCCATGGAAACCAAGCTGACGGCGAGGGGAAAAGGATGTGCCAGCACAGAAGGAA GGAATGCAGTGTCCCTAACCTCTCTACCACACGGCCCATTCAAAAAAGCCTCTCCAGGCAGGACAGCCAGTACAGTGAGGATATGGACAACCTCATGAATACCAAACTGGTCTCTGGCTCCACCCCACCCGGCGATGGCCACCCCAATCCAGTGGCGAACCGCATCGTGGCCCCGGGCTTCGGGTCTGCCCTCCATCTCGCTAACAGCAGCGCTCATGGCAGTTTGGTCACGTTGGATAGCTACGGGAGCATCGCCCATCACCGTACCAACAGCGTCCTCAGGCTGCCCCACCCTGACTACACGGCTTTAGACATGCCGATTTTTCCTTCCACCAACGCCATACTGCAGG TTAATAAGAACGCTAACACAGAGCCGCTGCCAGCAAAGGAGGATAaggacgacgatgatgatgagaagGGGGGCGAAGGCGGACGCAAGCCAATGCCTCCCTTCAGCTCCATGttcatcctctccaccaccAACCC GTTTCGGAGGGCGTGTCACTACATCTGCACCCTGCGATATTTTGAGATGTGTATCCTGCTGGTCATCGCCATGAGCAGTATCGCCCTGGCAGCTGAAGACCCTGTGTGGCCCGAATCCCCTCGCAACAAC GTTCTGCGTTATTTTGACTATGTCTTCACTGGAGTGTTCACGTTTGAGATGCTGATAAAG ATGGTGGATCTGGGGCTCGTCTTGCACCAGGGCTCTTACTTCCGGGACTTGTGGAACATCCTTGACTTTATAGTGGTTAGTGGTGCTCTGGTGGCCTTCGCCTTCAC GGGTAGCAGTAAAGGAAAAGACATCAGCACTATCAAGTCTCTGAGGGTACTGAGAGTGTTGCGACCTCTGAAGACCATTAAACGTCTTCCTAAACTCAAG GCTGTGTTTGACTGCGTGGTGAACTCTCTGAAGAATGTGCTCAACATCCTGATAGTCTACTTACTCTTCATGTTCATCTTTGCTGTGGTGGCTGTGCAGCTTTTCAAGGGACGCTTCTTTTACTGCACCGATGAATCCAAAGAATTGGAGCGCGATTGCAG AGGCGAATATCTGGTTTTTGAACGTGATAACGAAGTGAAGGCGCAGAAGCGGGAGTGGAAGAAGTACGATTTCCACTACGACAACGTGGCTTGGgccctcctcaccctcttcaCCGTTTCGACCGGAGAGGGGTGGCCGCA GGTACTGAAGCATTCAGTGGATGCGACTTATGAGAACCAGGGCCCGAGCCCGGGGTACCGGATGGAAATGTCCATCTTTTACGTGGTGTACTTCGTGgtcttccccttcttcttcgTCAACATCTTCGTggctctcatcatcatcaccttccAAGAGCAAGGAGACAAGATGATGGAGGACTACAGCCTAGAAAAGAACGAG AGAGCCTGTATAGACTTTGCCATTAACGCCAGACCTCTGACCCGCCACATGCCTCAGAACAAGCTGAGCTTTCAATACCGAATGTGGGAGTTTGTGGTTTCGCCGCCATTTGAGTATACTATCATGGCGATGATCGCGCTCAACACGATCGTGCTGATGATGAAG tacGACGGAGCTTCTGAAACCTATGAAGCTGTTTTAGCCAACCTGAACATCGTGTTTACCTCCCTCTTCTCCATGGAGTGTGTACTCAAGATCATTGCCTTTGGAGTGCTG AATTATTTCAAAGATGCCTGGAATATTTTTGACTGTGTGACAGTTCTGGGCAGTATTACTGACATCCTGGTCACAGAGCTCGGG AATAATTTCATCAACCTAAGTTTCCTGAGGCTGTTCAGGGCAGCTCGTCTCATCAAGCTGCTGAGGCAGGGAGAAACCATCCGTATCTTGCTCTGGACCTTCGTACAGTCCTTCAAG GCGCTGCCTTATGTCTGCCTCCTCATCGCCATGCTGTTCTTCATTTACGCCATCATTGGCATGCAG CTGTTTGGGAATATCGCTAttgaagaagatggagagagcgcCATCAACCAGCACAACAACTTCAGGACCTTCGTAATGGCTCTCATGCTGCTCTTCag GAGTGCAACGGGAGAGTCGTGGCACGAGATAATGCTTTCGTGTCTGGGGAGCAAAGGGTGTGACCCTCTGTCGGGGAATAACGAGCCAGAGTGTGGGAGCCAGTTTGCCTACCTCTACTTTGTCTCCTTTAtcttcttctgctcttttttG ATGCTGAACCTGTTTGTAGCCGTCATCATGGATAACTTTGAGTACCTAACCAGAGATTCTTCCATACTGGGACCTCACCACCTGGATGAGTATGTCAGGATATGGGCCGAGTATGATCCTGCTGCCTG CGGGCGCATTCATTATAAGGACATGTACAGTTTATTACGAGTTATCGACCCGCCTCTCGGCTTAGGCAAGAAATGCCCCCATAGGGTGGCCTGCAAG AGACTGCTTCGGATGGATCTGCCTGTGGCCGACGACAACTCGGTCCACTTCAACTCCACCCTCATGGCCTTGATCCGCACGGCACTGGACATCAAGATCGCCAAGGGCGCGGAAG GTGGCATTGACAAGCACCAGATGGACGCAGAGCTGAGGAAAGAGATGATGGCAATCTGGCCCAACCTCTCCCAGAAGACTCTGGATTTGCTGGTTACACCACACAAGT CAGCCACAGACTTGACAGTGGGGAAAATCTACGCAGCTATGATGATCATGGAGTACTACCGCCAGAGCAAGATCAAGCGCTCGCAGGCCCTTCGTGATGAGCAG AATCGAACGCCATTACTGTTTCAGCGCGTGGAGCCTCCTTCCCCCACCCAGGATGGGGGCCCGGGACTTAACAACGCCCTCCCTCCGCCCGAGACCACCGAGACCGTCAACAGCCT gccggtggaggggggggtcccgGAGAGCCAATCATGGGTCACGGCTCGTGCTCAGGAGATGTCCCAGAAGGCTGGCAGCTGGACCCCCGAGGGACACCCTGAGGATGGCCTGGGACGCATGAGCAACTCTCAG ACGGTAGAGATGAGAGAGATGGGGCAAGATGGTTACTCGGATACTGAGCACTTTCCACCAATGGAAGGCCATGGCAGGGCCGCTTCCATGCCCCGCCTCCCAGGCAACAATCAA CAGCGGAGGAAAGGGAGACAACGTGGCAGTAACCTCAGT accATCAATGACAGCAGTTCCATGAAGCGCTCGGCCTCGTCGCTGGGCCACAGCAGGTGTGGGCGgggccagagagacagaggaggtgcAGACGACTACAGCATGGAGTGTGTACCCGAGGAGGGGAGGACTTCCAGACATGGACACCGCCGAAAAGACCGGGGCCATCGTGCATCTGAGAGGTCCCTCTGTCGCTACACGGAGGGTGACACAG GCCTGGGCACAGACCTGAGCACGACCACCCAGTCAGGGGACCTCACGTCCAAGGACAAGGATCGCGACCGAGACCGCGGCCGGTCCAAAGACCGaaagcaccaccaccaccatcaccaccaccacggcTCAGTGGACAAGGAGCGCTATGTAGCAGAGCGAGGGGCCGACTACGGACACAGGAACTCCCGCGACAGAGAGCACGAGAGGGACCACGACAGGGAGCACGACAGGGAGCACGACAGGGACCACGACAGGGACCACGACAGGGACCACGACAGAGACCACGACAGGGACCACGAGAGGGACCACGAGAGGGACCACGAGAGGGACCACGACAGGGAGAGGGAAAGGGACCGCCGCTGGTCAAGATCGCCCAGCGAGGGTCGCGAGTGCATGACGCACAGACAG GGCAGTAGTTCGGTCAGCGGAAGTCCCGTCCCCTCGACCTCGGGGACCAGTACGCCCCGACGAGGCCGTCGACAGTTGCCTCAGACCCCCGCAACACCTCGGCCGCACGTCACCTACTCCCCCGTGGTCCGCAAGGCCATGCCCGCACCGCCTGGGGGGGCGCAGGGGCGACCCCCGGCCCCGGCCCCCCGCCGCTTTTCTCCTGAGCCTCCCCAGGGACAGGGTCCTCCTCCAGCCGGCCCCCCGATGGCTCACCATGGCGCATCCCGCCAAGGTCACCACCCCCCGGCTCGCTGGGGAGActcaggtggaggaggcggctcCATAGAAGGGGATGGCTGCTTCTACGATCAGGACTACCAGGACTACGAGCCCCACCATGAACCACCTGCCTATGAGCAGAACCCCTCGCAGGGTGGCAACCCCCACCCGCATTCTCTAGCCAACCACCCGCTGCCGCCTCCTCCACAACCGCAGCCACATaacccccatcccctccctcccccccagccgCACCCTGTAaacaacccccacccccacccccaccctcaccctcaCCCTCATCCCCAGCCCCACCCTCAGCCCAGTCGCGTCTCAGCCAGGACTGCCGGCCAAGCACCGCCCCCCACCACCGCCCTGACGGGGCCAGGgccgggccagatgcagcctgCCGCCCAGCGCCGCTTGCCCAACGGCTACCGCTCTTCATCGCCATCCACACATCCCCATGGACCTCCGCACACGGGGCCTCACAAGGTGCCCCCTCCAGCCGGCCATCCTAGAGGTCCCCGCAAGGGCCTGCATGAACCGTACAGCGAGACGGAGGACGATGACTGGTGCTAG